The following proteins come from a genomic window of Calorimonas adulescens:
- a CDS encoding TIGR03960 family B12-binding radical SAM protein, which translates to MLKDRILNEILPCVEKPARYIGNELNSVHKQYMDGMVRFVFAFPDIYEIGMSHLGIKILYHLLNEREDTVCERVFAPWVDMEKIMRKEGIPLFSLESMTPVRDFDFVGFTLQYEMSYTNILNMLDLAGIPINAAERSESSPLVIAGGPCAYNPEPLAQFVDFFVMGEGEEVINEIIDTYKDCKDKGLSRKEILHCMAHIDGVYVPSLYIMTYNEDGTVKNVKPVDVDLPLKIKKRVIKDMNNSYYPEKMIVPYLQTVHDRIMLEIFRGCTRGCRFCQAGMIYRPVRERSWENLLELARKLVSSTGYDEISLVSLSSCDYTFLEELIYSLIDEFKGKGVGISLPSLRIDAAYVDIFNKIEEVRKSGITFAPEAGSQRLRDVINKNVTEEDLMNAVFSAFKFGWRTIKLYFMIGLPTETDEDLDGIAELGERVLQVYKEVNGNLKGLTVTMSASSFVPKPHTPFQWEAQDSMEELYRKQLLIKSKIRGHALRFTYHDVRLSFLEAVISRGDRRVSMVIKKAWEKGCRFDSWNECFNFETWMDAFKETGIDPAFYANRKREENEVFPWDHIDVGVTKEFLKRERRRAYEGKSTFDCRKFCIKCGIQDFEEGLKCYGQN; encoded by the coding sequence ATGCTTAAGGATAGAATACTAAATGAGATACTGCCGTGCGTTGAAAAACCCGCCAGATATATAGGGAATGAACTGAATAGTGTTCATAAGCAATACATGGATGGTATGGTAAGATTTGTATTTGCGTTTCCCGACATATATGAGATAGGTATGTCTCATTTAGGAATAAAGATACTGTATCACCTTCTCAACGAGAGAGAAGATACTGTATGTGAGAGGGTATTTGCACCATGGGTAGACATGGAAAAGATAATGAGGAAAGAGGGTATCCCGCTTTTTTCACTGGAGAGTATGACCCCGGTCAGGGACTTTGACTTTGTAGGTTTTACCCTTCAGTATGAGATGAGCTATACAAATATACTCAACATGCTGGACTTAGCTGGTATACCTATTAACGCTGCAGAACGTAGTGAAAGCTCTCCTCTCGTCATAGCAGGTGGCCCATGTGCGTATAATCCAGAGCCTCTGGCACAGTTTGTAGATTTCTTTGTCATGGGAGAGGGTGAGGAGGTAATAAATGAGATAATAGATACCTATAAGGACTGCAAAGACAAGGGGCTTTCGAGGAAAGAAATTTTGCACTGTATGGCCCATATAGATGGGGTTTATGTTCCCTCACTCTACATTATGACATATAATGAGGATGGTACAGTAAAAAATGTAAAACCTGTAGACGTCGACCTTCCGCTGAAAATAAAAAAGAGGGTCATAAAAGATATGAATAACAGCTATTATCCTGAAAAAATGATTGTACCATATCTACAGACTGTACATGACAGGATAATGCTGGAGATTTTCAGAGGATGTACCAGAGGCTGCCGTTTTTGCCAGGCCGGTATGATTTACAGGCCGGTCAGGGAAAGGTCATGGGAGAATTTATTAGAATTGGCCAGAAAGCTGGTATCATCAACTGGTTATGATGAGATATCGCTGGTATCATTGAGCAGCTGTGATTATACATTTTTAGAGGAACTGATTTATTCACTTATAGACGAATTTAAGGGAAAGGGTGTAGGTATATCCCTGCCGTCCCTGCGCATTGATGCTGCTTATGTGGATATATTTAATAAGATAGAAGAGGTTAGAAAATCAGGTATAACCTTTGCGCCAGAAGCCGGGTCACAGCGTTTGAGGGATGTAATCAACAAAAATGTTACAGAAGAAGACCTGATGAATGCAGTTTTTTCGGCATTTAAATTTGGATGGCGTACCATAAAACTTTATTTTATGATTGGCCTACCCACAGAAACAGATGAGGACCTTGATGGAATTGCAGAGTTGGGTGAAAGGGTACTTCAAGTGTATAAAGAGGTTAATGGAAATCTCAAAGGGCTTACGGTGACTATGAGTGCATCATCTTTTGTGCCAAAACCGCATACCCCATTTCAATGGGAGGCGCAGGATAGTATGGAAGAACTTTATAGGAAACAGTTATTGATAAAGAGTAAAATAAGAGGACATGCCCTGAGGTTTACCTATCATGATGTCCGTTTAAGTTTCTTGGAGGCCGTCATATCTAGAGGAGATCGAAGGGTTTCAATGGTGATTAAAAAGGCATGGGAAAAGGGATGCCGCTTTGATTCATGGAATGAGTGCTTTAATTTTGAGACCTGGATGGATGCATTTAAAGAGACTGGTATAGATCCAGCATTTTATGCAAATAGGAAAAGAGAAGAGAATGAAGTTTTTCCATGGGACCATATAGATGTAGGTGTAACTAAGGAATTTTTGAAGAGGGAGAGGAGAAGAGCATATGAAGGAAAAAGCACTTTTGATTGTAGGAAATTTTGCATAAAGTGTGGCATCCAGGATTTTGAAGAGGGGTTAAAGTGCTATGGGCAGAATTAG
- a CDS encoding M23 family metallopeptidase: protein MHKAPFRGKIRRMGQVSTKNKVAVFLQQLAVSLLILTVLLSLSSIKVSFVDDAIGYVKKGLAYDYTVEDGINGIKYVFSQIPVFRDRIISVFQELGSSDTKKDMIMPIDGPITSEFGMRIHPVFNDLRPHQGIDIAADEGEPVKAVLDGAVEKIDTDNELGTYIVLKHSGNLRTLYAHLSDVTVNVDDKVKQGDIIAKVGMTGITTNPHLHFEVWNGEKAVDPLTMLNQKGKSK from the coding sequence ATGCATAAAGCACCATTTAGAGGAAAAATCAGAAGGATGGGACAGGTAAGCACCAAAAATAAGGTGGCGGTTTTCTTACAGCAGTTAGCTGTATCACTATTGATACTAACTGTTTTGCTGAGTCTGTCATCTATAAAAGTGTCATTTGTAGATGATGCAATAGGATACGTAAAAAAGGGCCTGGCCTATGACTACACTGTTGAAGACGGTATAAATGGGATAAAATATGTATTTAGCCAGATACCCGTGTTTCGTGATAGGATTATCTCTGTTTTTCAAGAATTGGGAAGCTCTGACACAAAAAAGGATATGATAATGCCTATAGATGGCCCGATTACCTCAGAATTTGGGATGAGGATACATCCGGTTTTCAATGACTTACGCCCACATCAAGGAATAGATATAGCCGCAGATGAGGGCGAGCCTGTAAAGGCTGTGCTCGATGGTGCTGTAGAGAAAATTGATACAGATAACGAACTGGGTACATACATTGTTCTGAAACACTCAGGCAATCTAAGGACATTGTATGCCCACCTATCTGATGTTACAGTGAACGTTGACGACAAGGTCAAACAGGGAGATATAATAGCAAAAGTGGGGATGACAGGAATTACAACAAATCCTCATTTGCATTTTGAGGTTTGGAACGGCGAAAAAGCCGTTGATCCATTAACTATGTTAAATCAGAAGGGAAAGAGTAAGTAG
- the mgsA gene encoding methylglyoxal synthase, whose amino-acid sequence MNIALVAHDAKKEQMSNFVLAYKDILANHTLYATGATGELVEKTTGLKVIKFRPGPLGGDQQIGAMIAQDEIDMVIFLRDPLTAQPHEPDITALLRICDVHNIPLATNVASAEILIKGLSRGDLAWRDVVNPLLDKKME is encoded by the coding sequence TTGAATATTGCTCTGGTAGCCCATGACGCTAAAAAGGAACAGATGTCTAATTTTGTTCTGGCATATAAGGATATATTGGCTAACCATACTTTGTATGCAACAGGAGCGACCGGCGAACTGGTTGAAAAAACCACCGGGTTAAAAGTAATTAAGTTTAGGCCTGGCCCCTTGGGTGGTGACCAGCAGATCGGTGCCATGATAGCTCAGGACGAAATAGACATGGTGATTTTTTTGAGAGACCCCCTTACGGCTCAGCCCCATGAGCCGGATATAACAGCACTTCTCCGTATATGCGATGTCCACAATATCCCTCTGGCTACCAACGTGGCCTCAGCGGAGATATTGATTAAAGGGCTATCACGTGGAGACCTGGCGTGGCGTGATGTGGTAAACCCTTTACTGGACAAAAAAATGGAATAG
- the rodA gene encoding rod shape-determining protein RodA produces MVDKKLIKNIDYFLLLSIYLICAIGIVAISSATHVQETGSYSMVIRQILWLAIGTVAFIIIISLDYNLIGSYSTYIYFLNLILLLLVMVIGHKSNGAQSWIQLGSFMLQPSEFAKIAIIVTLSKYLSGKEGPLNNLKDILTVGFHVGLPFLLIFIQPDLGTALVFIAIMIGMLFIFGIDFRWIVVGGLTIAVATPLIWLFALKEHQKWRILTFLNPSLDPLGYGYHAIQSKIAIGSGMITGRGLFNGTQTQLDFLPEAHTDFIFSVVGEELGFIGTMTVVILYFIIVYRIIRIAMNAKDKFGMYICVGVVSMLLFQIFENIGMTIGLMPITGITLPFMSYGGSSLLANMLAIGLVINVGMRRQKINF; encoded by the coding sequence ATGGTTGATAAGAAGCTCATCAAAAACATCGATTATTTTCTCTTACTGAGCATATACCTTATATGCGCGATAGGTATAGTTGCTATAAGCAGTGCTACTCACGTGCAGGAGACAGGTTCATACTCAATGGTTATAAGGCAGATATTGTGGCTTGCTATTGGTACAGTGGCCTTTATCATTATTATAAGTCTTGATTATAACCTTATAGGTAGCTACAGCACATATATCTATTTTTTGAATCTCATTTTGCTGCTTTTGGTTATGGTGATTGGCCACAAGTCTAACGGTGCCCAGAGTTGGATACAATTAGGATCTTTTATGCTGCAGCCATCTGAATTTGCAAAGATAGCTATAATTGTGACGCTTTCTAAATATCTTTCGGGAAAGGAAGGTCCTCTTAATAATCTTAAAGATATATTGACGGTTGGTTTTCATGTTGGTTTACCATTTTTGTTGATATTTATACAGCCAGACCTGGGGACTGCCCTGGTTTTTATTGCCATAATGATAGGCATGCTGTTTATTTTTGGAATTGACTTCAGATGGATTGTGGTAGGAGGTCTAACCATAGCAGTTGCAACGCCGTTAATATGGCTTTTTGCGCTTAAGGAACATCAAAAATGGAGAATTTTAACATTTTTAAATCCAAGTCTTGATCCACTGGGTTATGGATACCATGCAATACAGTCAAAGATTGCCATAGGTTCAGGTATGATTACAGGCAGGGGATTGTTTAATGGTACACAGACCCAACTGGACTTTTTGCCTGAAGCGCATACTGACTTTATATTTTCTGTGGTTGGTGAAGAACTTGGGTTTATAGGTACAATGACCGTAGTAATTCTTTATTTTATCATAGTTTATCGCATAATAAGGATAGCTATGAATGCCAAGGATAAGTTTGGAATGTATATATGTGTTGGCGTAGTGTCTATGTTGTTGTTCCAAATATTTGAGAACATAGGTATGACTATAGGTTTAATGCCTATAACAGGGATAACCCTGCCTTTCATGAGCTATGGCGGCAGTTCTCTCCTTGCTAATATGCTGGCTATAGGTCTGGTAATCAATGTGGGTATGAGAAGACAGAAGATAAACTTTTAA
- the minE gene encoding cell division topological specificity factor MinE, whose translation MGLFDSLSSRGNSRDVAKERLHSILVHDRVNVYPQYLDMIKNDIIKVVSDYIEIDPNGLEIKIANIVRSSDNANIPELIANVPIKRIKNIGK comes from the coding sequence ATGGGACTTTTTGATTCGTTGTCTTCCAGAGGCAACAGCAGAGATGTTGCTAAAGAGAGGCTTCATTCTATTCTGGTTCACGATAGGGTTAATGTGTATCCTCAATACTTGGATATGATAAAAAATGACATTATCAAGGTTGTTTCAGATTATATTGAAATAGATCCAAACGGCCTCGAAATAAAAATTGCCAATATAGTAAGGAGTTCTGATAATGCAAACATACCAGAGCTTATTGCCAATGTTCCGATAAAGAGAATAAAAAATATTGGAAAATGA
- the minD gene encoding septum site-determining protein MinD — MGTVYVVTSGKGGVGKTTTTANIGTGLALAGNRVALIDADIGLRNLDVVMGLENRIVYDVVDVVEGECRLKQALIKDKRFEGLYLLPAAQTRDKTAVSPEQMQKLCNELKEEFDYVVVDCPAGIEQGFKNAIAGADKAIVVTTPEMSAVRDADRIIGLLEANDLRDPMLIINRIRMDMVKRNDMLSIDDMMDFLAITLLGVIPDDEKIVISTNRGEPAITDEKSAAGKAYRNITRRLLGEDVPFMELETEEGFFVRLKRLFGMGAK, encoded by the coding sequence ATGGGAACAGTATACGTGGTAACATCAGGTAAGGGTGGAGTGGGAAAGACAACCACCACAGCCAATATAGGAACGGGGCTCGCTTTAGCAGGTAATAGGGTGGCTTTAATTGATGCAGATATTGGCCTTAGAAATTTGGATGTGGTTATGGGGTTGGAAAACAGAATAGTATATGATGTTGTAGATGTAGTTGAGGGTGAATGCAGGCTAAAACAGGCATTGATAAAGGACAAGCGTTTTGAGGGCCTGTATCTATTACCTGCAGCACAGACCAGGGACAAGACGGCTGTAAGTCCGGAGCAGATGCAAAAACTATGCAATGAATTAAAAGAAGAGTTCGACTATGTGGTTGTGGATTGCCCGGCAGGTATTGAGCAGGGTTTTAAAAATGCTATAGCAGGGGCTGATAAGGCAATAGTTGTTACTACTCCGGAGATGTCAGCAGTGAGGGATGCAGACAGGATAATAGGGTTGCTTGAAGCAAATGACCTGAGGGACCCTATGCTTATAATTAACAGGATACGTATGGATATGGTTAAACGCAATGATATGCTTAGTATAGACGATATGATGGATTTTCTCGCAATAACTCTTTTAGGCGTTATTCCAGATGATGAAAAAATAGTGATTTCTACCAATAGAGGAGAACCGGCGATAACCGATGAGAAATCTGCAGCAGGGAAAGCTTATAGGAACATAACCAGACGACTTCTTGGTGAAGATGTTCCTTTTATGGAACTGGAAACAGAGGAAGGTTTTTTTGTACGTTTGAAACGGCTTTTTGGCATGGGCGCAAAATAA
- a CDS encoding septum site-determining protein MinC: protein MEKLVIKTYIMRRIAPRVDIRGARNRLIINIDEDENFIDAYNDLADKLRKYPEFFKGSQMKAIVKGKEMNNEERNMIRELLETRFGFNTLFLNPVEQKDDQLIKFVRTTIRSGQVIQTPGHVVILGDVNDGSEIKAGGNILIMGRTNGLLHAGYPNKNDSFIAAFRLESLQIRIGNIISRAPDRKRYRADIPEIAYVKDDKIFIEPLNQKSKML, encoded by the coding sequence ATGGAGAAATTAGTAATAAAGACATATATTATGAGGAGGATTGCGCCAAGAGTGGATATAAGAGGAGCAAGGAATAGATTGATTATTAATATTGATGAAGATGAAAACTTTATAGATGCATATAATGACCTTGCAGATAAACTTAGAAAGTATCCCGAATTTTTTAAAGGGTCGCAAATGAAAGCGATAGTAAAGGGTAAAGAGATGAACAACGAAGAGAGAAATATGATAAGAGAGCTACTGGAAACTCGTTTTGGCTTTAACACATTATTTTTGAATCCTGTGGAACAAAAGGATGATCAACTGATTAAGTTTGTGAGGACAACAATAAGGTCTGGCCAGGTAATACAAACACCTGGTCATGTGGTGATTCTGGGCGATGTAAATGATGGCTCTGAAATTAAAGCAGGGGGAAATATTCTGATTATGGGTAGAACAAACGGTTTGCTCCATGCAGGATATCCCAATAAAAATGACTCCTTTATAGCTGCATTCAGATTAGAAAGCCTTCAGATAAGGATTGGCAATATAATTTCCAGGGCGCCAGACAGGAAAAGATATCGTGCTGATATACCGGAAATAGCATATGTGAAAGATGATAAAATTTTTATTGAACCTCTTAACCAAAAAAGTAAAATGTTGTAA
- the mrdA gene encoding penicillin-binding protein 2, giving the protein MDLKEFKQRFIIFIIIITFLFSVIAGRLIQLQVVQGSYYREWSDEKRLRLIAVKAPRGKIVDRNGVELANNRPSFSVDIVRTNIDDNKLNSVILDMINILKANNEEYIDSLPLFIDNTNNVYFNFKSFENEDVTEETLKAREKRWKENHKIDIGDDAKKTWEILKERYHIDDTYTMQETRDIMNVRTIMAEQGYKSYQPVTIARDVSDKTVAELEEKHIYLPGIVVDVEPIRQYPEGTLASQVLGYISRIDPETMKQLDTKKYSPDDLIGTVGIEKSFEEYLKGTDGGEYVEVDALGRKVRSVSYKEPVPGDTVKLTINADVQKAAEQGLEETMKNIREGNNRFQKSEYANIGAAVVIDVNTGEVIALASVPSFDPNVFAKGSPSVEEYAELNPQNATERTPKPLWNYATKGAIPPGSTFKMVTGIAGLTEGVVTPEEKILDTGVYPYAHRPACWLWNEYHRTHGLVNITKAIQVSCNIYFFEVARRLGIDKLAEYAKRFGLGEKTGIEIEEQAGTLASPEVLKSVAINDLYYIKNVLKMIDQDQLNELAKLVEAGETRDSVILKRLDELGIKEKDARDKILYTLKGVQWNLGMTLNASIGQGQNSFTPLQMANYIATLVNGGVRYRPHLLKEIDSFDGKVIKTSKPEVVDRLNLDQEYVKYIKEGMKAVTEMGGTASGAFVNYPITVGGKTGTAQRPPYKPYGWFVGFAPYDKPEIAVAVVIYEGGSGSYSAYVAKSIFDAYFGFNKPDDQVKTQNTSER; this is encoded by the coding sequence ATGGACTTAAAAGAATTCAAGCAGAGGTTCATAATATTTATTATCATTATAACATTTCTGTTTTCAGTAATAGCTGGAAGACTGATTCAACTTCAGGTAGTGCAGGGTTCCTATTATCGCGAATGGTCTGATGAAAAAAGGTTAAGACTTATCGCAGTGAAGGCTCCAAGAGGGAAAATAGTGGACAGAAATGGGGTTGAACTTGCCAATAACAGGCCAAGTTTCAGTGTGGATATCGTCAGGACAAACATAGACGATAATAAACTAAATAGTGTAATACTTGATATGATAAATATTCTAAAGGCAAACAATGAGGAATATATTGACTCCCTTCCTCTTTTTATTGACAATACAAATAATGTGTACTTTAATTTTAAAAGTTTTGAAAATGAAGATGTAACTGAGGAGACGCTTAAAGCACGGGAAAAACGCTGGAAAGAAAACCATAAGATTGATATTGGAGACGATGCCAAGAAGACATGGGAGATATTAAAAGAAAGATATCATATAGATGATACATATACTATGCAGGAGACTAGGGACATAATGAATGTCCGTACAATTATGGCAGAACAGGGCTATAAATCTTATCAACCCGTTACCATAGCGAGGGATGTATCTGACAAGACTGTAGCAGAACTTGAGGAAAAGCATATATATCTGCCTGGTATTGTGGTGGATGTAGAACCTATAAGGCAATATCCAGAGGGGACCTTAGCTTCGCAGGTGCTGGGATATATAAGTAGAATAGACCCCGAAACAATGAAACAGCTTGATACCAAGAAATATAGCCCAGATGACCTGATAGGTACGGTAGGCATAGAAAAGTCTTTTGAAGAGTACTTAAAAGGGACTGATGGGGGTGAATATGTAGAGGTAGATGCATTGGGTAGGAAGGTCAGAAGTGTCTCATATAAAGAACCAGTACCTGGAGACACTGTAAAACTAACTATTAACGCTGATGTCCAGAAAGCTGCAGAGCAGGGATTAGAAGAGACAATGAAAAACATTAGAGAGGGCAACAATAGGTTTCAAAAATCTGAGTATGCTAATATAGGTGCTGCAGTTGTTATAGACGTAAACACAGGAGAGGTTATAGCCTTGGCCAGTGTGCCGAGTTTTGATCCTAATGTATTTGCCAAGGGAAGCCCATCAGTTGAGGAATATGCTGAATTAAACCCACAGAATGCTACAGAACGTACACCTAAACCCCTGTGGAATTATGCTACTAAAGGTGCCATACCACCGGGTTCAACGTTCAAGATGGTTACAGGTATAGCGGGGCTCACAGAGGGGGTTGTAACACCGGAAGAGAAGATACTTGACACCGGTGTGTACCCATATGCACATAGACCAGCCTGCTGGTTGTGGAATGAGTATCACAGGACCCATGGGCTGGTTAATATAACCAAGGCTATACAGGTTTCTTGTAATATCTATTTTTTTGAGGTTGCAAGAAGGTTGGGTATAGATAAGTTGGCTGAGTATGCGAAAAGATTTGGCCTTGGCGAAAAGACCGGCATAGAGATAGAAGAGCAGGCCGGGACATTGGCAAGCCCTGAGGTCTTAAAGAGCGTGGCAATAAATGACCTTTATTATATCAAAAATGTGCTTAAGATGATAGATCAAGACCAGTTGAATGAGCTGGCAAAACTAGTGGAGGCAGGAGAAACAAGAGATAGTGTAATTTTAAAAAGACTGGATGAATTGGGTATAAAAGAGAAAGACGCCAGAGATAAGATATTATATACGTTAAAAGGGGTTCAGTGGAATCTCGGCATGACGTTGAACGCCTCCATAGGTCAGGGACAAAACTCCTTTACTCCTCTTCAGATGGCCAATTACATTGCTACTCTGGTAAATGGAGGGGTCAGATACAGGCCACATCTTTTAAAAGAGATTGATAGTTTTGACGGAAAGGTTATAAAGACATCCAAGCCGGAGGTTGTAGACAGGCTGAATCTGGACCAAGAATATGTAAAGTACATTAAAGAAGGAATGAAGGCTGTTACGGAAATGGGTGGTACAGCATCTGGAGCGTTTGTAAACTATCCAATTACGGTAGGTGGTAAGACAGGGACAGCGCAAAGACCACCATACAAACCATATGGATGGTTTGTGGGTTTTGCTCCTTATGATAAGCCTGAGATAGCTGTAGCAGTAGTTATTTATGAGGGTGGTAGTGGCAGCTATTCGGCGTATGTGGCTAAAAGCATTTTTGATGCCTATTTTGGCTTTAATAAACCTGATGACCAAGTCAAAACTCAGAATACCAGTGAAAGATAG
- the mreD gene encoding rod shape-determining protein MreD, with protein sequence MRRYIIILLLFILVFSIQTAMLPFFSIYNISPDLLLIAITALSILNGQWEGMIFGLVTGILMDMFYSPVFGIYSIIYATFGFSVGKLSKNIFKESPFAALFFTITGSIYKGVVILFFKILLAYKTDVWMTFLALIFPEAVLNGIIIFLLYGYILRLNDSSYLRKNKTMF encoded by the coding sequence ATGAGGAGATACATTATAATTTTACTCCTTTTTATACTTGTTTTTTCTATTCAGACTGCCATGCTGCCTTTCTTTTCTATTTACAATATTTCCCCCGACCTACTTTTGATAGCAATTACAGCACTGTCCATATTAAACGGGCAATGGGAAGGCATGATATTTGGGCTTGTTACCGGCATCTTGATGGATATGTTTTATAGTCCGGTTTTTGGCATATATAGTATAATTTATGCAACGTTTGGCTTTTCTGTAGGTAAGTTGAGCAAAAACATCTTTAAAGAGAGTCCTTTTGCTGCATTATTTTTTACAATTACAGGCAGCATTTATAAAGGTGTAGTAATACTGTTTTTTAAGATTCTTTTAGCCTATAAAACTGATGTGTGGATGACATTTTTGGCGTTAATCTTTCCTGAGGCGGTTTTAAACGGCATAATAATTTTCTTGCTTTATGGTTATATTCTCAGATTAAATGATTCTTCCTATCTGAGGAAGAACAAAACAATGTTTTGA
- the mreC gene encoding rod shape-determining protein MreC, whose amino-acid sequence MPWWEKYRDYLIIGSVVLSILILMGVSSSGKMSLSGLEFFSGNLIKPVSSTLYKIGNSISDFFYSLSNIGSLQSENERLRAKEEEYNDLRLQVEELKQENERLKNLLAYKETHQQYDMIGAKVIGKSSGGWFDIFAINVGRSSGVKEGMAVVTDKGIVGTVIESYDNWSKVLSIIDENSSVSIRINRTRDNGILQGDVELKAQGLARAVYIPMTSEVKPGDDVITSGLGGILPEGIYVGKVISVENSHGDLYKTAIIKPDADFQRLEDILVIKTYNDKIDLGKVGGQ is encoded by the coding sequence TTGCCCTGGTGGGAGAAGTACAGGGATTATCTGATAATAGGTAGCGTGGTTTTATCTATCCTGATATTGATGGGTGTTAGCTCTTCAGGTAAGATGAGTCTAAGTGGACTGGAATTCTTTTCTGGGAATTTGATAAAACCTGTAAGCAGCACCCTGTATAAAATTGGCAACAGTATTTCAGACTTTTTTTATTCTCTCAGCAATATAGGTAGTTTACAAAGCGAAAATGAGAGGCTAAGGGCCAAGGAAGAAGAATACAACGATTTGAGGCTACAGGTGGAGGAATTAAAGCAGGAGAATGAACGACTGAAAAACCTCCTTGCCTATAAAGAGACCCATCAGCAGTATGATATGATTGGCGCAAAGGTGATTGGGAAATCCAGCGGTGGGTGGTTTGACATTTTTGCAATCAATGTGGGCAGGTCCAGCGGGGTAAAGGAAGGGATGGCTGTAGTTACAGATAAAGGAATAGTGGGTACAGTAATAGAATCATATGACAACTGGTCTAAAGTACTTTCGATAATTGATGAGAACAGTTCGGTAAGCATACGCATTAACAGAACAAGGGATAATGGTATACTACAGGGTGATGTAGAACTCAAAGCACAGGGCCTGGCCAGGGCTGTATACATTCCCATGACCTCTGAAGTCAAACCAGGTGACGATGTCATTACCTCAGGTCTTGGTGGAATCCTTCCAGAGGGTATCTATGTAGGAAAGGTAATAAGTGTAGAAAACAGCCATGGTGACCTGTATAAAACAGCCATAATAAAACCAGATGCAGATTTCCAAAGGTTAGAGGATATCCTGGTCATAAAAACGTACAACGATAAAATAGACCTTGGAAAGGTAGGTGGCCAATGA
- a CDS encoding rod shape-determining protein — MNLSKDIGIDLGTANTLVFVRGKGIVVSEPSVVAIDRDSKKVLAVGAEAKRMVGRTPGNIIAIRPMKDGVIADFDITQAMLKYFIGKTNARSGIRKPMVVVGVPSGVTEVEKRAVEEATFQAGAREVHLVEEPMAAAIGAGLPVEEPTGSMIVDIGGGTTDVAIISLGGIVTSKNLRIAGDEMDESIISYIKREYNLMIGERTAEEIKITIGSAYPKPKEETMEIRGRDLITGLPKTLKISSTEIMEAMKEPISAIIDAIKSTLERTPPELAADIMDKGIMLAGGGALLDGIDKLVKQETGMPVEIAESPLDCVALGTGKILEEVNLFKRISGMSK; from the coding sequence ATGAATTTGTCTAAGGATATAGGTATTGACTTGGGTACAGCTAATACCCTTGTCTTTGTAAGGGGTAAGGGTATTGTAGTAAGTGAACCTTCGGTTGTAGCTATAGATAGAGATAGTAAAAAGGTACTGGCTGTTGGGGCCGAGGCGAAGAGGATGGTTGGCCGTACTCCAGGCAATATAATAGCCATAAGGCCTATGAAGGATGGAGTAATAGCTGATTTTGACATCACTCAGGCCATGCTGAAATATTTTATTGGAAAGACAAACGCCAGGTCTGGTATAAGAAAGCCAATGGTTGTTGTTGGAGTGCCCTCAGGTGTAACAGAAGTAGAAAAAAGGGCTGTAGAAGAAGCCACATTTCAGGCTGGTGCCAGGGAGGTACATCTCGTAGAAGAGCCAATGGCTGCAGCTATTGGTGCTGGATTACCTGTTGAAGAACCTACAGGCAGTATGATTGTAGATATTGGAGGCGGTACGACGGATGTAGCTATAATTTCTCTTGGCGGTATTGTTACCAGCAAGAATTTAAGGATAGCTGGGGATGAGATGGATGAGTCAATAATCAGCTATATAAAGAGAGAATATAACCTTATGATAGGCGAGAGAACCGCAGAGGAGATAAAAATAACTATAGGTTCTGCATATCCCAAGCCAAAGGAAGAAACTATGGAGATAAGAGGAAGAGACTTGATTACAGGCCTTCCTAAGACGCTTAAAATTTCTTCAACTGAAATTATGGAGGCCATGAAAGAACCAATATCTGCTATTATTGACGCTATAAAGTCGACATTAGAAAGAACCCCCCCTGAACTGGCTGCAGATATAATGGACAAGGGTATAATGCTGGCGGGAGGTGGCGCTCTTCTGGACGGGATTGATAAGCTTGTAAAACAAGAAACTGGGATGCCGGTAGAAATAGCTGAGTCTCCTTTGGACTGTGTGGCTTTAGGTACAGGAAAGATACTGGAAGAAGTTAATCTATTTAAAAGAATATCTGGTATGTCCAAATAG